The DNA window CGGACCTCTCTAATTTCATAAAtaacaaatttattttttcctccaacaaaataaaaacgaacaaaCAATACATTTGTAAAAATGTATATAGGTTTCTACAGATTGCTATTGTTGTCACGAGGgtcaaaaactttatttttctcaCTGCTGGGAAAATCTGATGTTTGCAAGTCGAAACTGAGCCATCATGTGATACCATATTGATGAACTTGGTGATCAGGTTTATAGACCTTGTCTCTTCATGTTTCTCCCTGAAGAAACTGATTACCTATAAAATAGCTACCGCGAACATCACCGTGGTCACCTTACAGTTATAGTTGAGTAATATGTCACTTCGCGACACCAAAACTCTCATGAATTCATGACTACCGTCTGTCTGACCTCACGCTAATCCTGTAATGAGCATGAATCTCTCCACCGTCAACGACAATCCAACTGGCACTAATGATCTCTACTGGCATCTGTTTGTACTTCAACAGGTAAAATAAGATGATTGCCTGCCAGCCATTGTTTAAAGTGCCAGCAATcaattattatcattttaattgatatctctACGATGGCATGTCAAGCAGGTAGTTTTTGTTCTTTCGTCAGAGGCTCTATTAGTTATGAGctctgttgccaatttttttgcgTGGCCAGAAGATGTAACTGTTTAAGTgatacggacgtatttctgcgaaatggaactatgtgtattatgacgtgagccctgctatacATACATTTTgatgggtcccagggctcatgtcttaatgcacatagttccgtttggtagaaataggTTCATATAAAATGGGATCTACTTTAGAAGCTTCATGAAAGGTAATTTGTTGGTGTTTCAGGCGGAGCTGTCGGTACAGGGAGACGATTACACGCGGAAGATATGGCACATGTACGCGACATTTGAGGAATTGGTGGACCATCACACTGGAGGCGCGAAGCCAAAAGAGGATGGCGGATTCAAGGGAAGCTCAAGCGGAATGGGGACGCGCCCGGAGCCGCAACCGCCGCCAGTGGCCCCGCAGTCGGCGCCACCTCGCGCATCCATAGGAGGGAGCTTCTTCGAGCTGAGCGGGGCCGGAACCAGAGGcgacgccgacgccgacgccggCGCCTCCATGTCCCCGCAGACCTCGTCCCTCGAGTTCCTGGGCTCCGGATCCAAAGACGACATGAGCTTAGAGTACCGAAAACCGCACTACCGAACCCGCTACCGCCGCGGTCGGAAGAGACTCGGCGTCTCGAACCCCCTCCTGGACACGATCAGCTCCATCAGCTGGATGCAGCCCGACGACGAGGGGGGCTACGGTAGCCACGGCTCCCACAAGAACTTCGGGCCCAAGTACAGCTCCGACTTCGACAGGGACTCCATCAGCTACGCCGGCTCCAACTCCATCGACTCCGGCTACAAGAGCTACTGCCCGACGCCGGAGCCCTCGGAGGGCCTCTACTTCGAGAAGCGCGGCTCTATATCTAGTCAGTGTTCGCAGAAGCCGCGGATACCAATGGGCACGCGGGTCCTCAACCGGAACTCCATGCCGCAGTACTACAGCACGGACGACGAGCAAGAGCACGACTCCAGCCTCAGCTTCCGGCACAGTTTGCTCAGCGTCGAGTCGGTCGGAGCCGGTGCCGGGAGCGGAGTGCTCCGGCCGCGGAGTCTGAGCACGAGCAGCGCGGGCGGCTACCGGCGACCCGTGAGCCCCGTCTCGCAGAGGTCGCTCCGCACGAGTTGCCCGAGCTGCCCCAGCTCCAGAACGCACAGCCCCTGCTACAGCGGCGCCAGCGGCAAGAGCTCCCCGCTCTACCACCGCACCAAGCTACCCTCCGACCACGCAGACGTCGGCTACCTCTTCAGCAAGCGCATCCAAGACGACCAAGTCACCGCTCTTATCAATGTCCTAGATGACAGCAACCGTTGGACGAGTGTCGCTCGGGTCAAGAATCTTAAAGGTGAGTCTCGTCCAGCTTTACATGCCACTGAAAACAAAAAGTATCaccatgggcgtagctaggggggtcctggaggggggcctgccccccccccagaaatctcgtggcccccccagaaaaacgggatccttcATTCCTCACCCTCCctccgctctcttcaccacgagaggtggtcccatgcccccccccccccccctcagagaaatttcctagctacgcccctgagtatcacaatctcaactaaACTcccagctgattttggcgccagctaTAGGTAAGAGAAGTTGCACTGGCTCCAAGTGTAAAGGCACCAGCCGGTGGCGgtatagttaatccaaccacGCTTATATGCGGACGGTGAGGGCACCAGCTAGAGGTATGCTTGATCCAATCAAACTTTCAGCTGacttaaccatacctctggcttgtgcaactaCTCAAATATCTGGCGCCAAATTCTGCCAGGAgcatagttgggattgtgacaTTTCTTTTTCCCGTGTGATCACCGATATCACGGACGAAGTTgagtaaaatattttgagaagTACCTTTATGGCTACCATATGAACTTcgttttgcaattaagaactactatttctgattCATTCGCAGAGGTGCCAATCATTATGGAAACTAATGACGCACACAATTATGTTGTTTCTAACGTGAACCAGACCTAGTAGTTACTATTAAGCCACTAGACAGGCTAAAAATTAAGACATAATTAAGTTTCcctcataaaaatttcaggtAAGACTTGATTTGAGTGACCAAAAGTGTTTAGATTACTTCCTATGTGGACAtgtttctatcaaatggaactaagcgccatcgggggggggggaggagggaagaaagaggggggcttggattggctgtgttgcggaacgcgatgctcgttccgtcttATACTCGCAATggttttccatggcgcttatagttccgtttgacagaacgcgctatccgagattttaaaatcctcaaaaggaactcaatttggcgcttagttccatttaacAGAAAAACGTCCAAGTTAGATGTTGGCATTTTCAGTTAGCATAGGGTTACGAATtgctcgctcacaagaaaaataatattctacAAGTCACTACAACGGTTGTGACGGGCTTCTTAGTCAACCGGTATGCCTTCCCTCTACTCTTTGGGTTGTTTAAGGTATAAACAACGTGCAAAAACTGAGCCAGGGCGCAAAGATTGAGATATATTTTCATgccaccaatactgccgtgctaaggaagaacgccgtatgtgcattcgaatgttgccaaatttcctttcagaaaatgtaaatttttaaagaaagttaagaatatttttccttgaaattgtaaGACTTTTTAGATctgattttgaacaaaatcctccaaaaatttggaggagaaatattcacaaattctacctgaaaatttgttgtttttcgaaggaaatttggcaactcctgatggctcatacggcgttcttccttagcacggcagaatacaacCTACGGCAACGTTTagagcgcgatttgactcacgtagaggtttttttctttgagcGGGGGGTTTGAATTTACGCTTCGAAAAACGTTAAACATCTaaattaggagttaatttcagcgATTTTTGTCCGAATTGTGtgttacgtgaaattttaatcaggaaacatgtatcaaactGCTTTAATTCGAACCTTGTCTCATGGTCAATTGCAAAACAAAGTCCATCTTATCCCTTGAATAATATCCAGAGAATTGGAGACCTCCATAAATGTTCATGaattgcatgaaaaaatgcGCGTATTTTTCCTGAAAGGAACTATAATCAAATTACATAattaaacgaaaataaattatgtcTATAGAATTTGCGTGCACCACCAATCTTTTTGATTTACCTCATTTGAGCATACGTATTACTTACTTCcttaaatacgtcaaatttatATAAATCGTTGGCGGAAAACACTCTCTAATTTCTCAGTAACCACGTATATTGTAAGGAGTCGTAAGTTATGCAGTTCATTTTCCTGTCGgtagagaaagtaaaaatt is part of the Bemisia tabaci chromosome 1, PGI_BMITA_v3 genome and encodes:
- the LOC109044063 gene encoding uncharacterized protein isoform X1 → MTVHVANRIRIACSTMDRLLERLRCNMAELSVQGDDYTRKIWHMYATFEELVDHHTGGAKPKEDGGFKGSSSGMGTRPEPQPPPVAPQSAPPRASIGGSFFELSGAGTRGDADADAGASMSPQTSSLEFLGSGSKDDMSLEYRKPHYRTRYRRGRKRLGVSNPLLDTISSISWMQPDDEGGYGSHGSHKNFGPKYSSDFDRDSISYAGSNSIDSGYKSYCPTPEPSEGLYFEKRGSISSQCSQKPRIPMGTRVLNRNSMPQYYSTDDEQEHDSSLSFRHSLLSVESVGAGAGSGVLRPRSLSTSSAGGYRRPVSPVSQRSLRTSCPSCPSSRTHSPCYSGASGKSSPLYHRTKLPSDHADVGYLFSKRIQDDQVTALINVLDDSNRWTSVARVKNLKDNCRSHECSSSSESSCPSPSSNLPPGPEQFSDVARCILEIVEDLQKSGSTSIAGDTSPPAPAPSRGERPPSVSSTGLPTLDYHVYEEIMYDLMTSQAKAQSAPPPLPARPETLRKQAVPPGPGTSISAYAHSMTRQANQRSNIYSIFRDQGVRRGISESLEIEAQRPPATTSTSTRRPAPHPPDFLTDDEYGFLASRIDLNF
- the LOC109044063 gene encoding uncharacterized protein isoform X2 yields the protein MLLFVTTFLLFNCAELSVQGDDYTRKIWHMYATFEELVDHHTGGAKPKEDGGFKGSSSGMGTRPEPQPPPVAPQSAPPRASIGGSFFELSGAGTRGDADADAGASMSPQTSSLEFLGSGSKDDMSLEYRKPHYRTRYRRGRKRLGVSNPLLDTISSISWMQPDDEGGYGSHGSHKNFGPKYSSDFDRDSISYAGSNSIDSGYKSYCPTPEPSEGLYFEKRGSISSQCSQKPRIPMGTRVLNRNSMPQYYSTDDEQEHDSSLSFRHSLLSVESVGAGAGSGVLRPRSLSTSSAGGYRRPVSPVSQRSLRTSCPSCPSSRTHSPCYSGASGKSSPLYHRTKLPSDHADVGYLFSKRIQDDQVTALINVLDDSNRWTSVARVKNLKDNCRSHECSSSSESSCPSPSSNLPPGPEQFSDVARCILEIVEDLQKSGSTSIAGDTSPPAPAPSRGERPPSVSSTGLPTLDYHVYEEIMYDLMTSQAKAQSAPPPLPARPETLRKQAVPPGPGTSISAYAHSMTRQANQRSNIYSIFRDQGVRRGISESLEIEAQRPPATTSTSTRRPAPHPPDFLTDDEYGFLASRIDLNF
- the LOC109044063 gene encoding uncharacterized protein isoform X3 produces the protein MYATFEELVDHHTGGAKPKEDGGFKGSSSGMGTRPEPQPPPVAPQSAPPRASIGGSFFELSGAGTRGDADADAGASMSPQTSSLEFLGSGSKDDMSLEYRKPHYRTRYRRGRKRLGVSNPLLDTISSISWMQPDDEGGYGSHGSHKNFGPKYSSDFDRDSISYAGSNSIDSGYKSYCPTPEPSEGLYFEKRGSISSQCSQKPRIPMGTRVLNRNSMPQYYSTDDEQEHDSSLSFRHSLLSVESVGAGAGSGVLRPRSLSTSSAGGYRRPVSPVSQRSLRTSCPSCPSSRTHSPCYSGASGKSSPLYHRTKLPSDHADVGYLFSKRIQDDQVTALINVLDDSNRWTSVARVKNLKDNCRSHECSSSSESSCPSPSSNLPPGPEQFSDVARCILEIVEDLQKSGSTSIAGDTSPPAPAPSRGERPPSVSSTGLPTLDYHVYEEIMYDLMTSQAKAQSAPPPLPARPETLRKQAVPPGPGTSISAYAHSMTRQANQRSNIYSIFRDQGVRRGISESLEIEAQRPPATTSTSTRRPAPHPPDFLTDDEYGFLASRIDLNF